One region of Limnospira fusiformis SAG 85.79 genomic DNA includes:
- a CDS encoding DUF309 domain-containing protein — MVKDIPPEFWQGINEFNQREFYACHDTLEAIWMEAGEPEKRFYQGILQIAVSLYHLSNDNWQGAVILMGEGISRLGYYQPSYFDINVEKLVTETATLLKALQESGKENVQDFREGLENHKTGILPTIEILDTTSL; from the coding sequence ATGGTTAAAGATATTCCTCCTGAGTTTTGGCAAGGAATTAATGAGTTTAATCAAAGGGAATTTTACGCCTGCCATGATACTTTAGAAGCTATCTGGATGGAAGCCGGAGAACCCGAAAAGCGGTTTTATCAAGGCATTTTACAAATTGCTGTTTCTCTGTATCATCTCAGTAATGATAATTGGCAAGGAGCAGTTATTTTGATGGGGGAAGGAATTTCTCGCCTGGGTTACTATCAGCCGAGTTATTTTGATATTAATGTCGAGAAATTAGTGACGGAAACGGCGACCCTATTAAAGGCTTTGCAAGAATCAGGTAAGGAAAATGTGCAGGATTTTAGAGAAGGTTTGGAAAACCATAAAACTGGGATTTTGCCAACCATTGAAATTTTAGATACTACGTCTTTATAG